The DNA region GGCACGTCGTTGGCGTTCACCAGCATCATGTATCCATTCGGGTCGTTGGGTGTATGATTTACGATATTTTGAATCCAGCCACTGTTCAATCCTGCGGTACTTTTTACGATGGCATATTGCCCGTCGTCTGGCGAGCCCGCAATAAAACCGTAGTTTGTTTCTCCGTTGGTAAGGGCAGGGCCGAAGGTGCTGGTTCCCGATCCGAAGTCTTTTTTAATAATCGGATCTCCGAGCGTGCCACTGCATTGCCCAAACAGTACGTTCGAAGTGCATAACAACATCATGAAAGTCAAAACGATACAGGGATAACGCATTGCTTTAAAAGGGATTTAGCGAATATCCAAATAAAAAATTAGATTTCAATTGGTTAACGAGAAGTTCTCGCCATCATTTCTTACCAATACGAGCCAGTTCGGGAATTTTGCTACAGTCGAAATTACGGCTAATTGCACTTTCAGAACATAAGGGAATTGTGATGAGTGCGCAAATTAGCACCTCAACTCGCTACTGCCCAGAGAGGGCGGTGAGTGAGCAAGGATGGTAAAAAGTAAATTACGCCTGCCAGTTTTTAACTAATCTGCCAGCTCATTCAAAAACGCTATCGTGTTTACGTTATCGGCATAATCCCAAAGTTTTGGATGCTGACTATCGCCAAAAGCATAAGTTGGCAGGTTAAGATCTGTCTTAGAAACGATACATTGAATATTTTCGCGCTGTAAACCGAGTTTTTCCGAAACCGCTTTCAAACTTTCATACTCCTCGTAAAAAAGCACGGCCAGTGGCGAAGCCAGATTCTCGTCTTCCTTTAAAAGCAGAAAGCCATTATCGAAGTGTTTCGCCGCATTAACTAAATAGATCGACTTGTTGTAGTCGTAGTTATTCTGGTATTTGAAATGATTAATAACAGGTAAAAAGCTTTCAATTCCCTGGTACAAGTTTGCCACATCGTAACCTTTAGGGAAGTACACTTTTGAAACATTTCTACAGCCTAATCCAAAATAATCAAAGATATCCGAACCCAGTCGTTGTATATCTTCAAATGTCTCCGAACCATCGAGTACCGCAACGCTATTCCTGTTTTTTCTGATAATGTTCGGCACTTTCGAAAAATAATAATCAAAGTATCTCGATGAGTTATTGCTCCCAGTGGCAATTACCGCGTCGAAATCCTTCAACCGTTCAACATATGCTATCTTATCCTCAAAAGCAGGCTCTATTTTGATTAATTCGGAAATAACGGCGGTAATCAGTTTATCATCAGATGAGGATAATTTAATAAGTGCAATGTTTCCCGTAGCCAAAACTGATAATACATCATGAAAACCCACCATCGGGATGTTTCCGGCAAGGATAAGCCCAACTTTTTTTGGCGTGGGAGTGAACTTTGCAGATTCGATCCAAACGTCGATATCATGCTCGTTCAACATCTCCGAAAACGACAAAATTGATTTTTCTATATTTTCTCTGGTGAACCACGGATTGTTGCTTTCGGCACTAAAAAATGCATTTCCTAGTATGTCAGTAGGGTTACTAAGCATTTGACCTAATTTCTTGAACGCAATTATTACTTTTTCGTGAGTTAATGCCGACATTTAGAACTATTATTAATTGATTATATCTTATATTTGCACCTGCAAAGGTAACTTAAGCAAAAGAATTAGACGAAGACATGGCGATTAAAATAACAGATGAGTGTATAAATTGTGGGGCCTGCGAACCAGAATGCCCAAATAATGCAATTTACGATGCCGGTACTGCATGGCGTTTTTCTGACGGAACCAATTTAGAAGGCATCATTAATTTTGGAAATCAACAAATAGAAGCAGACGCTGCGCAAGAAGCGGTTTCTGATGAGGTATATTACATCGTTTCTGATAAATGTACCGAATGTAAAGGCTTCCACGATGAGCCTCAATGCGCTGCCGTTTGTCCGGTAGATTGTTGCGTTGATGATGAAGATATTCGTGAAACAGAAGAAGAACTATTGGCTAAGAAAGCTTGGCTACACCAGGAAGGATAAGCTGAAGAAATATATTACAGCAAAAAATCCCGATTTTCATCGGGATTTTTTTATTTATGAGTTTTTCCAGTTTTTAGTTGGCAGTTTTCAATCTATTGAACCAATGACCAATTGTCATCCGATAGCTATCGGATCTGAGCGGAGTCGAAAGACAATTCGCAATAAACAATGACCAATTAACCAGTTGTCATCCTGAGCGGAGTCGAAGGACAATTCGCAATAACCAATAACCAATTAACCAACCAATTGTCATCCTGAGCGGAGTCGAAGGACAATTCGCAATAACCAATGACCAGTGACTCATTAACCAATTGTCATCCTGAGCGGAGTCGAAGGACAATTCGCAATGACCAATGAACTAATGAACTAATGAGCCAGCGAACTAGTCCACGTCACATTTATTCGGGATAATCAAAACCGGGCAAGCCGATTTTCGGGCCACGTGTTCAGCTACGCTTCCCATCAAAAAGTGGTACAATCCTGTACGGCCGTAGGTACCGATAACAATTAAGTCCGATCCCCATTCGTCAGATTGTTGAATAATGCCGTGTGCCGCAGTATCAACCACACTTAAATACGTTGTTGTAATGCCATTACCGTATTTCGCTTCCATCTCTTTCAAAAGCAAATGGCTGTTTTCTTCGCTATTGTCGTACGTTTCTAAAAATACAGGCGCTAATGTTAAATCGGGGTTCACATTTGCGGGAATTGGCTCGATAATGTTTACCAGTGCCACTTCGGCGCCGAAGGTTTCGGCCATGTCGTAACCGGCCTTGGCTGCTTTTTCTGAGCAGGTGCTATTATCAACGGCAATTAATATTTTCTTAAAATTCATAACGAGCAGTTTTAAATGTAATATCATAAAAATAACAAAATTATACGTAAAATGTTAGGCAATCGTAGTTATTTATTAGTTTTACTAAATCATTCACGAGCATAATTAAATGGAAAATCAGTACGGTATTTGTAGAATAGCAGTGGCACCATTAAGAGCCGAACCATCAGATAGGGCAGAGATCGTTTCGCAGCTACTCTTTGGCGAGCCGGTAAAAGTTGTAGAGAAAGACGAACGCTGGTGGCTGGTTGAGAACGGTTACGACGCCTATCGGGGCTGGATAGACTTCAGGCAATTGGCTTCGATTACGCAAAGCCAGTTTGAAGAGCAGAGTGATTGTAAATTGCTGGCGCCATTGAGTTTTAACAATGTGTTAACAGCGGCCGACGGAAGTGTTTACCACTTAAGCCCGGGTAGTAACCTACCTTATTTAAAAGATGGTTTTTGTTATGCCGGTGCCGAAAAATTCGAGCTCAGTTTTACGCCACACGATGCTTCGAAAAGCGATTTCAAAGCAGACATTGAGGCAACAGCCAGATTTTTTCAGAACGTTCCATACCTGTGGGGCGGCAGGCATTTGTTCGGGTTAGACTGCTCGGGCTTTGTGCAAACCGTATTTAAGATGCTCAACGTTAAGCTTAACCGAGATGCCTCGCAACAAGCCGAACAAGGCGAACTTGTGGCTTTTTTAGCCGAGTGCAGGCCGGGCGATGTTGCGTTTTTCGATAATGCGGAAGGTAAAATTACCCATGTGGGCATTATGCTAAG from Pedobacter endophyticus includes:
- a CDS encoding acyl-CoA reductase; translation: MSALTHEKVIIAFKKLGQMLSNPTDILGNAFFSAESNNPWFTRENIEKSILSFSEMLNEHDIDVWIESAKFTPTPKKVGLILAGNIPMVGFHDVLSVLATGNIALIKLSSSDDKLITAVISELIKIEPAFEDKIAYVERLKDFDAVIATGSNNSSRYFDYYFSKVPNIIRKNRNSVAVLDGSETFEDIQRLGSDIFDYFGLGCRNVSKVYFPKGYDVANLYQGIESFLPVINHFKYQNNYDYNKSIYLVNAAKHFDNGFLLLKEDENLASPLAVLFYEEYESLKAVSEKLGLQRENIQCIVSKTDLNLPTYAFGDSQHPKLWDYADNVNTIAFLNELAD
- a CDS encoding universal stress protein, with the protein product MNFKKILIAVDNSTCSEKAAKAGYDMAETFGAEVALVNIIEPIPANVNPDLTLAPVFLETYDNSEENSHLLLKEMEAKYGNGITTTYLSVVDTAAHGIIQQSDEWGSDLIVIGTYGRTGLYHFLMGSVAEHVARKSACPVLIIPNKCDVD
- a CDS encoding 4Fe-4S dicluster domain-containing protein, with the protein product MAIKITDECINCGACEPECPNNAIYDAGTAWRFSDGTNLEGIINFGNQQIEADAAQEAVSDEVYYIVSDKCTECKGFHDEPQCAAVCPVDCCVDDEDIRETEEELLAKKAWLHQEG
- a CDS encoding C40 family peptidase — protein: MENQYGICRIAVAPLRAEPSDRAEIVSQLLFGEPVKVVEKDERWWLVENGYDAYRGWIDFRQLASITQSQFEEQSDCKLLAPLSFNNVLTAADGSVYHLSPGSNLPYLKDGFCYAGAEKFELSFTPHDASKSDFKADIEATARFFQNVPYLWGGRHLFGLDCSGFVQTVFKMLNVKLNRDASQQAEQGELVAFLAECRPGDVAFFDNAEGKITHVGIMLSPSEIIHSSAKVKIDPIDDQGIFNKELGVYSHNLRIIKRFVQ